The following coding sequences are from one Rhodopirellula islandica window:
- a CDS encoding efflux RND transporter periplasmic adaptor subunit, which translates to MNHKWIATLCVLVSVQCLGWLDSGALGTGYVNTVSADEYEAFTEPYRRISVSSSEMGVITELKVREGDEVKEGQLLAQLEDALLRKTLEVSRAAKDAVGGKTAAEAEVGIREQQVQSYRRLFTQGNATPRELERAENDHRQALARLQSVTEELSVRALEHQRVICQLEQRRIQAPADGVVVSFAKEAGEFVSPTDPVLLQLVQLDRLKAIFSVPLRRVDRLSEGQTVVVRVGGARRAVLGTLEHISPVANAESGTVRVRVVLDNESRDLRSGVVCWLDLEASARSIESKRTRVSDAPLSLSPAVR; encoded by the coding sequence ATGAACCACAAATGGATAGCGACGCTTTGCGTCTTGGTGAGTGTGCAGTGCTTGGGCTGGTTGGATTCAGGAGCCCTGGGGACCGGCTACGTGAACACCGTCTCAGCGGATGAGTACGAAGCCTTCACCGAACCCTATCGCCGGATCAGCGTCTCCTCATCCGAGATGGGCGTGATCACCGAACTGAAAGTTCGTGAAGGCGACGAGGTCAAGGAAGGTCAGCTGTTGGCTCAACTGGAGGACGCGTTGTTGCGCAAAACACTGGAGGTGTCACGAGCGGCGAAAGATGCCGTTGGCGGCAAGACGGCCGCGGAAGCCGAAGTGGGCATTCGTGAACAACAAGTCCAAAGCTATCGCCGGTTGTTCACGCAAGGCAATGCCACGCCACGTGAGCTGGAACGCGCCGAAAACGATCACCGACAAGCCTTGGCGAGATTGCAAAGCGTCACGGAGGAGTTGAGCGTTCGTGCGTTGGAACACCAGCGTGTGATCTGTCAGTTGGAACAACGACGGATTCAGGCACCAGCGGATGGGGTCGTGGTCTCGTTTGCCAAGGAAGCGGGGGAGTTTGTTTCGCCAACCGATCCGGTGCTGTTGCAATTGGTGCAACTCGATCGCCTGAAAGCCATCTTTTCCGTCCCGTTGCGACGGGTCGATCGCTTGTCCGAAGGGCAAACCGTTGTTGTTCGCGTCGGTGGGGCTCGCCGCGCAGTGCTGGGAACGCTCGAACACATTTCGCCGGTTGCCAACGCCGAGTCGGGAACGGTCCGCGTTCGAGTGGTCTTGGACAACGAAAGCAGAGACCTACGCAGTGGAGTGGTTTGCTGGTTGGATTTGGAAGCGTCGGCGCGATCGATCGAATCGAAACGGACCCGAGTCAGCGACGCACCGCTTTCCCTTTCGCCTGCGGTGCGCTAG
- a CDS encoding preprotein translocase subunit SecA, with translation MSVLNAATHWRSALTSASGHSWLPGRPAMEIETILQVVGDQLSERRKCSRGDLACRWQTQRTRLVQHLASDPRGKSRQHDAIWEQCLVDALVLAFDAVEQTHGIELFEVQLRAGLIVSAGWMSRRGGVAEMQTGEGKTYALFVASLIAALPGRGVHVATPNAYLAKRDHEELRETWALLGVESRCLPEDVSPEQSQAAYRADVTYGPGHAFGFDYLRDQLAMDTAARQRPGTGLLNRLSATTSTNARLQRGLAVALVDEIDHVLIDDALSPLLLSGTRPGEAEDAAVHRHARSVAESLREGVDFRTTGQLIELTDMGLDLAYQSLEDWSDASLRRPWHEYVELSLQAKHSLRREMDYVIDEQSVRIVDQSTGRIYEDRTWSGGLQQAIEAKEELPIQRESEALAKITRQRFYRSYDYLAGVTGTAGDCREELKSVYGLHVQTVPPRLPSQRVVHPTHVTNTFKEKVAAIAREARRMTDAGRCVLVGTLDIATSHCVAEEIRRQGLSCELLNGLQNTEEAEVIARAGQPHAITVATNLAGRGTDIRLHPDVAAKGGLHVIVAEHHRSARVDRQLIGRCARCGDSGSCRPFLSAEDDLVSQSAPWVGRAIRRAIATDQMETLSVDSQIASIQQRQAKRAAAARRQLLEADERDRGLVRKAQSNRDPAPQLHALDAGQ, from the coding sequence ATGAGCGTTCTCAATGCGGCCACCCACTGGCGATCTGCTTTGACTTCGGCCTCCGGTCACTCTTGGTTGCCCGGACGACCAGCGATGGAAATCGAAACGATTCTGCAAGTCGTCGGCGACCAGTTGAGTGAACGACGGAAGTGTTCACGCGGCGATTTGGCGTGTCGATGGCAGACACAGCGAACTCGTCTTGTGCAACATTTGGCCAGTGATCCACGCGGCAAATCGCGACAACACGATGCGATCTGGGAACAGTGTTTGGTCGACGCGTTGGTGTTGGCCTTTGATGCCGTGGAGCAAACCCACGGCATTGAATTGTTTGAAGTCCAATTGCGGGCTGGGTTGATCGTTTCGGCTGGCTGGATGTCTCGTCGGGGCGGCGTTGCTGAAATGCAGACCGGCGAAGGCAAAACGTACGCTTTGTTTGTGGCTTCGTTGATCGCCGCGTTGCCGGGGCGAGGAGTGCATGTGGCAACGCCCAACGCGTACTTGGCCAAGCGGGATCATGAGGAGCTGCGTGAAACGTGGGCGTTGCTGGGCGTCGAGTCCCGTTGCTTGCCCGAAGACGTCTCACCGGAACAGAGCCAGGCGGCGTATCGTGCCGATGTGACCTATGGGCCGGGGCACGCGTTTGGATTTGACTACCTTCGCGACCAGTTGGCCATGGACACGGCCGCTCGCCAGCGTCCCGGCACCGGTCTCTTGAACCGACTGAGTGCGACGACGTCCACCAACGCACGATTGCAACGTGGGCTCGCGGTCGCTTTGGTCGACGAGATCGATCATGTCCTGATTGATGACGCATTGTCACCTTTGTTGCTGTCAGGCACTCGGCCGGGTGAGGCGGAGGACGCCGCGGTCCATCGACATGCCCGCTCAGTCGCGGAATCACTCCGGGAAGGGGTTGACTTTCGAACAACCGGTCAACTGATTGAGCTGACAGACATGGGATTGGATCTCGCCTACCAATCATTGGAAGATTGGTCGGATGCTTCGCTGCGGCGGCCTTGGCACGAATACGTCGAGTTGTCGTTGCAGGCCAAGCATTCGCTCCGTCGCGAAATGGACTATGTGATCGACGAACAATCCGTTCGGATCGTCGATCAATCCACGGGCCGAATATATGAAGATCGAACCTGGTCCGGCGGTTTGCAACAAGCGATCGAGGCCAAAGAAGAGTTGCCGATCCAGCGTGAAAGCGAAGCACTGGCGAAGATCACCCGGCAGCGTTTCTATCGTTCGTATGACTACTTGGCGGGAGTCACTGGAACCGCGGGGGATTGTCGGGAAGAGCTGAAGTCGGTCTATGGCTTGCATGTGCAAACGGTGCCACCTCGCCTGCCGTCTCAACGAGTGGTTCACCCAACCCACGTGACCAACACGTTCAAGGAAAAGGTGGCTGCCATCGCCCGGGAAGCTCGCCGAATGACCGACGCGGGGCGTTGCGTTCTGGTCGGCACGCTGGACATCGCGACCAGCCACTGCGTTGCGGAGGAAATTCGTCGGCAAGGCCTCTCCTGTGAGTTGCTCAACGGCTTGCAAAACACCGAGGAAGCCGAGGTGATCGCCCGCGCGGGCCAACCACACGCGATCACGGTCGCGACCAACTTGGCCGGTCGCGGAACGGACATTCGGCTGCATCCCGATGTGGCAGCCAAAGGCGGATTGCACGTGATCGTGGCGGAGCACCATCGTTCGGCACGTGTCGATCGGCAGCTGATCGGCCGTTGTGCTCGCTGCGGTGACTCGGGCAGTTGCCGGCCATTTTTGTCGGCCGAAGATGATTTGGTCAGCCAATCCGCCCCGTGGGTTGGTCGAGCGATTCGGCGTGCCATCGCGACTGACCAAATGGAAACACTTTCCGTGGATTCCCAGATCGCCTCGATCCAACAGCGGCAAGCCAAACGGGCCGCTGCGGCCCGACGGCAATTGCTGGAAGCGGACGAACGCGATCGCGGATTGGTTCGCAAGGCTCAATCAAACCGTGATCCGGCCCCACAACTTCATGCATTGGATGCAGGACAATGA